Genomic DNA from Nymphalis io chromosome 5, ilAglIoxx1.1, whole genome shotgun sequence:
TGGCACTCATAGGAACAAGATCCTTAGActttttatttggatttttttctttattaaattcctTTTATGAAGCTTATAAGATTATGTTAATATTCAATTCCTTCAGACATTacaatttaacttttatcttaaaAGATTAGagaatttttattagaattgcAGGTATATCCGAGTAGGTGTTTTTTTGTGATGATTTTATGTTCCTCAATTTactttattagtttaaattttaaatacacaatttcatatcatatcatTGTAATAAGTTTATCTCATAATTTTGGAATCCACTGCTATATTAAAGAACACAAGTTCGGTGTCCAAAACTACACACATACGGCTCCTtgcttaacatttaaaaatttgtcttTAGAATGTTTGTTTGGTAAgtggaagaaaaaaaaatatagttataaaggAGAAATAGGCGAATCATTTCTTTAGTGAAGTTTTGGCGCATATTGActctttaaaattcaattaatctGCTGTACTTTGCGATATTGGTTGtgacatatatttgtttatataatgtgtgtatgtttatataaataagtcgagatggcccagtggtaagaacgtgtgaatcttaaccgatgaacgtgggttcaaacccgggcaagtacctctgaattttcatgtgcttaatttctgtttataattcatctcatgcttttcggtgaaggaaaacatcgtgaggaaacctgcatgcgtctaatttcatctaaattctgccacatgtgtatttcaccatgccgcattggagcagcgtattggaataagctccaaaccttctcctcaaaaagggagaggaggccttagcccagcagtgggacatttacaggctgttactttttatgtttatatctataaatttagCAATAACGTCATGTTTGTATTCCTGTTTAGCTGTCTgcttttttatgaaaatgatgTTTGCCCACCTGTCATCTACAATTAAGAATCACATACTTATGTGATTGGTTACAATCACGGCAATCTTTGGTGGCAAACTAATAATTACCCATATTTGGAAAGCTTTCTTAGGGAGGATATCCATGTAGTTAAATTCTGTCATACTTTTTGGCATCATTAATTGTCAAGAACTGTATTAAATAGTGGTTGTGATTGCTCTCAAATAATGGAGATTTGCCAAATCTGGTATATTTAgttgtagtaaaaaaattaacattaatttaatgaaaaagatacacttcattaattaatgtattggcTATCAATGTCAATGTCCAGCCTATGTAATCATTTAAAACCCATTAGTTATAATAaccattaatgatattataatattgcttaGAACACAAGATTGTTTTAAATTCACAAttgtcacaaaaaaaaataatcattttcagGATCTGTTTTACGTCCCCCACAATTAAAGCCAGGGAACAATCCTTTTCTTAAAGTGTCTGAGCCAGAAGGAGGTAATGCAGAGAAAAAGAATGAAACAGTAACATCAGTAGATACCAGACTAAACGAAACAAAAGATGAAGAAGCACCAAAGTTTGTCCCTTTAGGATCTAGTAGTGTTGCTCCAAGGACCACAACGTCAGTTCCTACTCCAGCTCAGCCCACTACAAGCACTTCATCAAGTGGTTTTGTTTTTGGTCAGAATTTGAGTGAGAGGGTAGTgattaaagaaaatgtaaataatggtGAAGCATCCATAGACCACAGCTCTTCAAACGGTTCATCCGAGCTGCTTTTTACAAGTGCCGTGGCGTCGGCAGTAAAAGAAAATGTTCAGGTAAGTTACGCTTTATAATCTACAAACAGTTTTTTCAGTAACAGCTGTACAAGCTAAGGGACTTATTTCCAGtcagattaaataatttaactttaatataaatggtaATAGTTCGATTGCAACTAATGACGCAATAGGTGACCAATCAGTTTCAATATTTCGCCagattagtaaaatattttttttaaaaaactgaaaaattaataaattattatgttgtaaAGTGTTTTTGTTATCaagtaatgaaatataatattttgttcagGTACAAGACGAGGCAGCCGCGGAAGGTGGAGAGGGTCTCGCGGCAGCAGCGGCTGAGTATGAACGTTCACACGCGCGGCCTCCGCCCCCCACCTCTTACTGTACCATGACTGGCGAGGAGGACGAGATTAATGTGCTGCAGGTAAACTCATCATTTCTTAAGCACTAAAAATTGGCATGGCAAGAAATAAAGAAatcgtataatatataacgaCACTCGTTCTATCAGATATCATGTAGACTATTCGCCTGGGAGAGTGGCAGCTGGCGCGAGCGCGGGCGAGGCGTGCTCCGACTCAACgacggcgcggcgggcggcgcggcgggcggagCGGCGAGCGGAGCGGCGGGCGGGGCGGGCGGCGCTCGGCTCGTGGCGCGTGTGGCGGGCTCGTTGCGCGTCGTGCTCAACACCAAGCTGTGGCCCGACATGGTGGTGGAGCGCGCGGGGAACAAGTCGCTCCGGATAACAGCTGCCGATGCTCAGCAGCAAGTTAAACTGTTCCTCATTATGGTTAGTGCTTTATATAAAGTCTTATATCAAGTTTTATGATTCGTGTAATCGTATGTCGTGCGAAATCGTTTGGTCGGTGAATTATTCATCGGTGAAAATAAGAAGAGATTTATTTTAACAgtatacaaaatgaaaaatccgagatggcctagtggttagaacgcatgaatcttaaccgttgatcgtgggtttaaacccgggaaagcaccactgaatttttaatgtgctcaatttgtgtttataattcatctcgtgcttgacggtgaatgaaaacatcgtgtggtaacctgcatgtgtctaatttcattgaaattatgccacttgtgtatttaatatttaccaacccgcattggagcagcgtggtggaataagctccaaaccttcttctcaaaaaggagaggaggccttagcccagcagtgggacattaacaggctgttactttatacaaaatgcaataattttatatatcaaatcgATAGCACTGACTGTGCTATAGTCGCAGGATTCTTCCTTGAACTTTGCTTCTCagagatatatttacttttgctTTCGAAAGTAAACTGTGTAGTAATGTATGCTATTATTTACAGTAGAGAATATTCCTGAAATAGACACATAAAGTACCTAACAATAGTGAATCATACTACTTATGCGTTTCTAACAAATGTATGTGGATAgcgtaaaaaaaactaatttctgtttttcgaatattttaggGAGCGCCGGCTGATATCTCGCAACTACATAGGGCATTAATGGCGCGAATCTCACTCAGTAAGCGTAGTTCCATTAGTCCCAAAGAAGATGAAAACTCACAAAGATCAGCGGAGAGACTGGAGGCAGCTTCTGATGAAATTGATTACCTTGAAAAGTCTGTAGACGATTTAAATCAGGAAGGTGAAGGCTCTAATTTTGACGAAGAGCAACTGACAGAAGATGCTCCAACAAACAGGCAAAGTGATATCCGAAAAAATAGAATACAGTGTTCTGATGATAAGACTGACGATGAAAAATCTAACATGAGTGAAGATATGTCTGAAGATAAAGAAGCTAAAGCACTAAAACGGAAAGAACCTGTCGATGATGAGACTTCATCTAAGAGACAGTGCCAAGAATGTTAGCGAGTGTAAATAATTGTCTCAGTGTAAAATTATGTGATGATCTTGAAATGAGTACTTCATTCAATCAATTCCTTGCTGAaagctataaaatttaatgaagtaaataaaGAGTAgggatatttatgattaaattaataaagcatAATAAAGTGTTGGTATAGTATTAATGTAATATCTATTATCGAAAAGAAGACCCGATTGGATGCATTGTGTTTAGTATGAATTAATGACATCTATATTAcctagttataaaaaaaagtttggcgATTGTTACAAAACATTCCAATGTTTGCAATGAATTCACTAAACATTTGATTCGGCCGAAGCTGAATACCAAATACATATACATGTGATTTATTTtctgaaatataataacaataaagagTCTtacttgtatttgtttttttatttttttatctttgaccTTTATTTCTGATTTAGAAAAAGTTGGATTTTATATAAGCTTACAACAACACCTGATCGGTGAGCCAGAATGAATATTTTCTACTACATATAATGAGTctgatcaatttttttttataggataggaaggcagaggagcatatgggccacctgatggtaagtggtcccttgttatgtcccttgtgcctgtaattacactagcgcactcatccttcaaaccggaacacaacaataccaagtactgctgttttgcggtagaatagtgtgggtgggacctacccacacgagcttgcacaaagctctaccaccagtgagtgATTTGTAACATGATCACAGGAGATATCATATAATGTAAAACATcacactatattatattattatttaaaacttacattattaaaattttcgagAGACACGATAATGTTATGGActggtttttaattataaaatcacatCAAAATATAAGTTGTAGGTAAGCTTCTTTATcagcattttaattaaattgtaattgctACTGGTTCGTAAGCAGACTATTCGACAGACTTCTACCCCATTTTGAATGAAGTTTTTTATTCCGTCTGTATGCCTCACAACTTGGTTTTGAATTGTAACTATACGTAGCTATAGATGACACGCGATTTCGAGGGCTCGCTCAGCgggtgaaaaaatattttctatagtcTATGGGGTTAGTAAACTAACGATATGACATGATATGATAGATCTAAAGCCGCAGGCCCGGAGGTCCTGTGTTCAATACCCAGGGTCGgccaacaaaaagttattgtgttttctgtcagaaaattctcagtaccagTCTGGAGGTTGGAAGCGTGTCTCATGTAAAGGAGACTCCCGTGCCCcggtaagcacgtaaagcttttactggtggtacagctttgtgcaagctcgtctgggtaggtaccacccactcatcaaatattctaccgcaaaacagcagtacttgttactgTTTgcctaagattggtggcgcattggctatgtaagcgatggttgacatttcttacaatgccaatgtctaagggcgtttggtgaccacttaccatcaggtggcccatatgctcgtccgccttcctattctataaaatatatataatatatataaatatatatatatatatatatactacttttcttttgtatacttatatagatagttacacccagactcaggacatgttcatgcacacaaatgtctgtcctgggtgggaatcgaacccacaaccttcggcgtgaaaggcaagtatctaccaaacacgccaaccagcccgtccATATGATGATAGAGATTGTTCACGTGATgtctttgtattaattttatatcagggaagtttgtttgtttgtttattattaagtacttatATTAAGTACTTGactgattatcatgaaattttgcatgcaagttgtcaggggtacaaaaaatgtacaaaaaaccTGACATCTACTCCCACACACACGTGCGAAGCTGCGTACAGaaactagtatttaataattgcattacaattttatctgcctgatatacttataatttacatatatattatagattttattgctGCCTCTTTGCTGGCTGGCTTAAGTGGTTACTGATCTAGAGGATCCTGATCGAGTCAATAATGTCAGTAACGAGTGAAGTGATCTCTCTTCAGTCttttcggattgccgtcccatcgaaatATGAGATGAAGAGAATAGCGAGTACATCAGTGTTTTCACATACCCTTATATAATCTTTACTACAGTATTTTTAATACACCACATTGACGATAATCTTGGTAATGTTGTTttagctataatataataagcaaaatacTTTCTTGACATAATTGGATAAAGAGGTCTATTTTACTTTCCCCTAAAATTATAGACACCAAaaccaatttataaatttataaacaaaataaactacataatatcttttttaaatatacaaaagcaCTAATGAACACAATAGTTCATTTTTAATTGAAGTCGCACCTAATTATATACTTCGACTTTCTGTTAAAAGTTCCAAACACAATACTAATTACAAGTGTTAATATCTGGCAATATAAAACAGGACTTGGATATCGATGATTCCGTACAAAATCAATAgaaaagattataatattttttttattatatataacttttgaggagaaggtcgaaaaaaaaagggagaggaggctttagcccagcagtgggacatttacaggctgttactatatataactTACTGACAGCTGTACTTACGCAGacggctgacgcaggtacttaccgggcacggttgctttggtaggtatctgcaccggatagcgaggcgggaggtggcACCCTACtaccatgagtgtggtgcgccttcggacacggcgcgttacaccctgattgagtgtgcCGCATGGAGGCCTCAGCTTCATTCCCTGACGGCCATtgtaggcggagacctctcACTGCCGTGCGTGATAAACGCAatgatcggtagcgagaggtgctggaaggagatggtctcgttctgcgaaaacgtcatgtcgcagaagaaggccgcggagcgggagcatGAGAACAGTGCATGCGCTAACCCGCTTCGCCAAAGAAAACTGGGGAGAAGGCGTCAgcgctatgcaaaccttctctTCCCGCCGTAAGTGTCGCCGGCTCTAGAGGGTCTCTGTATTATAAAAACCCTTAGGATTTTGAGGCCTGCAgcctaccgtcgggacgtcacggtagtatacGCAAGTGATCCCGTtacgtcccccgaaaagacggattgggtatcgctggttttttagtgaatattccggcgccttcagagCCGACGAGTCCCATATACCACCCAGCGAAAAAAAAGGAAGGAAAATTAACATCTTTAGGATAAGCTGggtaatgaaacattttttgaGATGATATCAATTACAATTAACTACGATAATTTAGAGAGATTTGAGGTTACATCGATAAGGAGTACGTATGACgtagatatttaatttagagaatgttcttttttatttacgtaactGCGTAATAAGACGTAAAAGAAGGAATCCTGCGACGACGCATTACAAGCAATAACTTTACGATAGTGTAATTAGATTAGATATTATAGacgaaataattgaataaagctCAGTGTTAAGTTAAATTGACATCTAAAAGTTCAAGATGAATCATGGATACTTTAGATTTACTAAAGATTAACAGCTCGAACCGATGATATTTATCATATCGATGATTCAAagtcaaagatatttttttttttttactaaagttACGAAACGTACGAAAGAGAACAACTACAAATTatggaaaaataataagtacaaaCTAATGACACTAAAATTCACAAAGCATCTAATTTTATGATAGAGAATgcttattatgttaaatatttaattatggcAAAATAACTAGTATGTATTTTGTGGTTTATGTTGTTTACTAAAGTATACACACATCAGCCTTAATAGAAGATAAATACAgaatgttaatatttacttcaaaaataaatattatattttacagtagTTTTATTGATTTGCAAAGTATTCATTTTGTtgtattagaaattaaataCGAACACTAGataaatgtttcaatattttcataatactgCTATTTATCGTCCATCGACATTTTTGTCCTAAAAAGAATTTAACATCGTTTATTAcagtaacttaataaaaataacataaagaatataaattaataagttaacaaaatattgtttttgttcttaatataacaataaaatatctctGTCTGTATGATGTAAAGATTCTAACGATACCCGATACATCCAAATCTGTTCatgcatttaaaagttataatggAACAAAGAActcgtatacatacatacatgaactTTGAAAATATGACACTCCTGTCTCCTTTTTTGGTCAATAGTGTAAAAATGCAAATTATTTCTCAACAGCCTGTAGCTTAAGCTTCATTCcacagatttatataaaaattgaacgCCTGTAATTATCTACACAAAATGTACGAATCATTTCAAGCATTTCGACCCCATTTTAATGCTCTTGCGAGATTTgggtattttaaaattgttttaaatagagAAGTCACATGGAAAGACACATTACATTATTGCTATCGAATTTTTGTTTGGATTTGCGTAATAACATATAACTTACAACATATCATACGAGCAATACAGGCAAGTAAAATAAGCCTGTAAATATTCTTCAGTTGGGCAAAGGCTCTATTCGTTTCCAAAGAACGTTAGATGAACGAAGTTtcataattgtaaatttttgaaGATGGTTTATTTTGTCTGGTAATAGGCAAGCTGACTACCTAAACCGTAGACACACCAATGGGTATGGGGTATAAGACGCCaaactttttttgaatatagttCCGTTTTGATTGGaatttgtgtataattatttCTCTGTTTCTTAAGGGTCGTAGTGTGATAACAAagatataaagttataaaattggAATACAAGTTCTCAAGATTAGAATGATCAAGCATCTAAACTCTTAAgcgttataataattacatagatCAAAAATCCTTTCGTTTTAGGCTCGAAACTGTACCAAGCAGCTCGTCGGAACTCTATTCATATTGCTTACAACTTTGAATACCCTTGGGAAAcaattatcatttaatgtacgAGTAAAACGCGTTGACAATATTATTGCTTTAATCAATGGTGAGTATTTTCTTCGACGTTGTTCAATTAACATcaccatataatttatttgttggaATAGACTAACTACTAAGTtccttgccggttcttctccgTAGAGCcagaatttacttatatatgtatatattcctcaaaaagggagaggaggcctttagcccagctgggacgtttacaggctgttacggtgcgGTACGgtatatattctaccactaagcaatacttagtatttttgtgttccggttggaagggtgattgagccaacTAAGTTGGTGTAATtactacaagggacataacaccacgtttggtgacgcattggtgatataaggaatagttaatatttcttacgtcaccaatgtctataggcgatggTGAATACTCTTGAGATGACCCatctatattatgtaaaacaagTTTGAAATGTTTGCTTTCGCCTTGTAATAATTTGACAATACTCACTCTTCTACTGTATCACTGTTTGTTACAGACTCGCTGTTTGCGCCAAAAAACGCTTACCACGAAGATATAATGCGATCAAATGCATCATCAATGTCTCGCCTTTTAATGACCTATCATACTGCAATTTTCATATGTAGCGCTCTCTTTATAGGCTATCCAATCATAGATAAAGCTTTAGGTAATGAAGTTTACCTTACTGGATATTTTCCGTTCGATACAAACGTCTCACCAAGGTAAGTATATATATCTTTGTTGaagttattttcatttaaaatacgaaGGTTTGGAAGACGTGCCAATAAGAAGTTACCTAATGATTCACCGACAACCATTGGAATATTAGATTTATGTCTGTAATTATACCCACCCTTAAACCCTATAAACAAGAACccattttgatgttttttagAACGGTACAGTA
This window encodes:
- the LOC126768400 gene encoding ran-binding protein 3 — translated: MADAKQGKTPEDYYNGQSQSRVVLAKPRLGGFGTSSFASSSSKSCNPFGSVLRPPQLKPGNNPFLKVSEPEGGNAEKKNETVTSVDTRLNETKDEEAPKFVPLGSSSVAPRTTTSVPTPAQPTTSTSSSGFVFGQNLSERVVIKENVNNGEASIDHSSSNGSSELLFTSAVASAVKENVQVQDEAAAEGGEGLAAAAAEYERSHARPPPPTSYCTMTGEEDEINVLQISCRLFAWESGSWRERGRGVLRLNDGAAGGAAGGAASGAAGGAGGARLVARVAGSLRVVLNTKLWPDMVVERAGNKSLRITAADAQQQVKLFLIMGAPADISQLHRALMARISLSKRSSISPKEDENSQRSAERLEAASDEIDYLEKSVDDLNQEGEGSNFDEEQLTEDAPTNRQSDIRKNRIQCSDDKTDDEKSNMSEDMSEDKEAKALKRKEPVDDETSSKRQCQEC